CGACGCGTTCTCCCCGAACACCGCGGTCGGGGCGTGCCCCGAGTGCCACGGGCTGGGACGAATCCACCGGGTGACCGAAGAGACACTGGTGCCAGACCCGTCGCTGACCATTCGCGAAGGAGCCGTCGCCGCATGGCCGGGGGCCTGGCAGGGGCAGAACCTGCGCGACATTTTGATCACGCTTGGCTACGACATCGACAAGCCGTGGCGGAAACTTCCTAAACGGCAACGCAATTGGATCCTGTTCACCGATGAGCAGCCAACAGTCGAAATCGATCCGGGCGAGCACCCCGTGCAAGCGGATTATTATTACAACGGCACGTTTTCCAGCGCCGAACGCCATGTCCGCCACACGCTGGCCAACTCCCATAGCGCGATGATGCGTCGCCGCGTACTGCAATTCGTCGACAGCGTCGAGTGCCCACTGTGCGGCGGGTCCGGTCTACGTGCGGAGGCGCTGAAGGTGACGTTCGCCGGGCGGACCATCGCCGACTATGTTGCGATGCCGTTGACCGACCTGGCTGACACGTTGCGCCCGACGGCTTCTCGGACCGATGCCGCCGCCGCTTACGAGTCGACAAATTCTGGTGAGCTGACGGAAGTGGCGACCATGATCACCGCCGATCTTGTCGCGCGCCTGCAGATACTCATAGACCTCGGCCTCGGCTATCTCTCGCTGAGTCGCCGCACCCCGACGGTGTCACCCGGCGAGCTCCAGCGGTTGCGGCTGGCCACTCAACTGCGTGCCGGCTTGTTCGGCGTGCTCTATGTGCTCGACGAGCCGTCGGCTGGACTGCACCCCGCGGACGCCGAACCGCTGCTCGATGTGCTGGACCGCCTGCGGCGCGCGGGCAACTCCTTATTCGTGGTCGAGCACGACATGGACGTCGCTCGCCGTGCCGATTGGATCGTCGACGTCGGCCCTGGGGCGGGGGAGCTCGGCGGGGACGTGCTCTACAGCGGGCCGGTGCCGGGCCTCGCCGACATTGAGCAGTCGGTCACCCGTAGGTACCTATTCGAGGGTGCCAGCTCGCCGTCTCATCAACCCCGCACACAGTCCGGGCGGCTTCGGCTGCGTGGGATTTGCTTTCACAATTTGAAAGACCTAGACGTGGACCTGCCGCTTGGTGTGTACACGGCGGTCACCGGTGTGTCCGGTTCAGGCAAGTCGACGCTTGTCGTCAAGGTCCTCGGTGACGTCGTGAACAGCCATCTCGGCATGGGACGCGCCGCCGAGCCGGCCGACTCCGAAGACGAAGCTGACACCGAGATTGACGATCTGGACCACGACGCGAGCGTCGGTGTTACGGCAGCGGGGGTCGAGGAGATCAAACGGCTGGTGTCGGTCGACCAGCGCCCGATCGGACGCACGCCGCGCTCGACGCTGGCGACCTACACCGGTTTGTTCGATGCCGTGCGACGCGAGTTCGCCGCTACCCCGAAGGCGCGTCGTCGCGGTTGGACCGCGGGCAGGTTTTCCTTCAACGTGGCCGACGGTCGCTGCCCGACCTGTCAGGGTGAGGGGTTCGTGTCGGTCGAATTGTTGTTCCTCCCAGGTACATACGCGACATGCCCGGCGTGTCATGGTGCGCGCTACTCCGACGAAACACTTCAGGTTCGGTATCGCGATAAGACGATCGCCGACGTGCTCGCGATGACCGTCGATGAGGCGGCGGAGTTCCTCGCCGACGTCGCCAACGCAGCGCGGAGCCTGACCACGCTTCGCGAGGTCGGATTGGGATATCTCCGTCTCGGACAGCCCGCGACCGAGCTGTCCGGTGGCGAGGCGCAGCGGATCAAGCTCGCCTCCGAGCTGCAGCGGCCCCGGCGAGGGCACACCCTCTACGTCCTCGACGAACCGACCACCGGGCTGCACCCCGCCGACGTGGATTTGCTCGATGCTCAACTGCATCGCCTTGTCGACGCGGGCAATACCGTGGTGGTGGCCGAACACGATATGCGCATGGTTGCAGGCGCCGACTGGGTGATCGACCTGGGACCGGGCGCCGGCGGCAACGGCGGTCGGGTTGTTGCGGCGGGCCCGCCCAACAAGGTGGCACGCGCGAAAAACAGCCGTACGGCGCCCTATCTGGCAAAGCGATTGGCGCAGTCGCCTGCTCGATGAGGAAGTGTGCTCATTGATGAATCACTCGCGGCGTTCATCGTCGCGTCCAGGCCGCTGAGGTGACCCTTCGTTATCCCCGAACGGGCGTGTCAGAAATCGGTAATCACTTTTGCGGTGCCCTCCCGCCCGGTTTGTGATTCGCTCGAGGCGGGAAGCCTGCATCGATTATGCATCGAAGGCGGGCCGCGGATACCTGCTGAGTTCAGGGTGCCAGTCCGCCGTGCCGGTCCACCGATCGGTCCTTCGGCGGCACGAGTCGAGAGGAGTAGCGCGTGGACGTCCGGACACAGCTATCGCAGATGAGTCCGCAGGCGCGCGAAGCGCTCGCGCTGCGAATCAAGTCGCGCCTCTCGCAGGGCGGCGATCGGGCAGCGGATCACGACATCGGCATCATCGGGGGAGGCGTGGCGGCGCTGACGTTGGCCCTCGAGATACGGCGGGTTCGTCCGACGACGCGAATCACGGTCATCGAGCCGCACGCTCATCCGGTGCCAGAGATCACCCACACGGTCGGCGAGTCCACGGTCGAGGTCTCCGCGCACTATCTGCGCGACCGGCTGGGACTGGGCGACCACTTGCAGTCCGCTCAGCTGCGCAAGATGGGGCTTCGGATGTTCTTCTCGAACGAGCTCAACACCGACATCGCGCAGCGAATCGAACTCGGCAGTTCGTCTTTCGTCCCCCAGGTGACCTATCAGCTCGATCGCGGCAGGCTGGAGAACGAGCTCGCGCGGCGATGCCACT
The sequence above is drawn from the Mycobacterium gallinarum genome and encodes:
- a CDS encoding ABC transporter, with protein sequence MPDGSADDIDPCVRVYGARVHNLRGVDVVAPRDALVAFTGISGSGKSSLAFGTIYAEAQRRYFESVAPYARRLLLPTGAPKVDDITGLPPAVALQQRRGSATSRSTVGTVTTLSNLLRMLFSRAGTYPPGATERLDSDAFSPNTAVGACPECHGLGRIHRVTEETLVPDPSLTIREGAVAAWPGAWQGQNLRDILITLGYDIDKPWRKLPKRQRNWILFTDEQPTVEIDPGEHPVQADYYYNGTFSSAERHVRHTLANSHSAMMRRRVLQFVDSVECPLCGGSGLRAEALKVTFAGRTIADYVAMPLTDLADTLRPTASRTDAAAAYESTNSGELTEVATMITADLVARLQILIDLGLGYLSLSRRTPTVSPGELQRLRLATQLRAGLFGVLYVLDEPSAGLHPADAEPLLDVLDRLRRAGNSLFVVEHDMDVARRADWIVDVGPGAGELGGDVLYSGPVPGLADIEQSVTRRYLFEGASSPSHQPRTQSGRLRLRGICFHNLKDLDVDLPLGVYTAVTGVSGSGKSTLVVKVLGDVVNSHLGMGRAAEPADSEDEADTEIDDLDHDASVGVTAAGVEEIKRLVSVDQRPIGRTPRSTLATYTGLFDAVRREFAATPKARRRGWTAGRFSFNVADGRCPTCQGEGFVSVELLFLPGTYATCPACHGARYSDETLQVRYRDKTIADVLAMTVDEAAEFLADVANAARSLTTLREVGLGYLRLGQPATELSGGEAQRIKLASELQRPRRGHTLYVLDEPTTGLHPADVDLLDAQLHRLVDAGNTVVVAEHDMRMVAGADWVIDLGPGAGGNGGRVVAAGPPNKVARAKNSRTAPYLAKRLAQSPAR